One segment of Nocardioides sp. QY071 DNA contains the following:
- a CDS encoding M28 family peptidase — MSRRTADVTDVDQLMATIEDLVAMAPRATGTPGGERAAAYVEDRFRRAGLDEVWVEEADSFAWEPSVAGLNVDGDEVPCAPIRHCALPAHEHVGTLGTGVDGVEAEVVDIGADGVGSRDVTGRIVLFDLTFDLPQWALLPLSEYVHDPERQMLNRDALGSRNPYITSLTRTLRDAAAAGAVAVVGVLRDYPESLGYHNEYYRRTLLTLPGVWITRAAGDTLRRRLHAGSVASLRLVAERRRVTARTVVGVLHGASRDTVMVQSHHDSIGPGAVEDATGTAEVVALAEHAVERARAGRPWSKTLMFVTFDSHFTGYQSHRAFARRYTIDADSPYPLALNLTVEHVGLRARRTADGCFETLDHSEPRAFFENVSLPMKLAVARAIRRHRLGATSMLNAGLLEFTLDGMPTDASFTFTAGVPTISLVSGPLYLYDEADTLDKVDVDQLVPVANAFADLMAFADGRDPGRLGLIPRRVRRLLPRGRW; from the coding sequence ATGAGCCGGCGCACCGCTGACGTGACCGACGTCGACCAGCTGATGGCCACGATCGAGGACCTGGTCGCGATGGCGCCGCGGGCGACCGGGACGCCGGGCGGTGAGCGGGCGGCGGCGTACGTCGAGGACCGGTTCCGCCGCGCCGGCCTCGACGAGGTGTGGGTCGAGGAGGCCGACTCCTTCGCCTGGGAGCCTTCCGTGGCCGGCCTGAACGTCGACGGGGATGAGGTCCCGTGCGCGCCGATCCGGCACTGTGCGCTGCCCGCCCACGAGCACGTCGGCACGCTCGGCACCGGTGTCGACGGTGTCGAGGCCGAGGTCGTCGACATCGGCGCCGACGGCGTCGGCAGCCGCGACGTCACCGGCAGGATCGTGCTCTTCGACCTGACCTTCGACCTGCCGCAGTGGGCGTTGCTGCCCCTGAGCGAGTACGTGCACGACCCCGAGCGGCAGATGCTGAACCGCGACGCGCTCGGCTCCCGCAACCCCTACATCACCTCGCTCACGCGCACGCTGCGCGACGCCGCGGCGGCCGGTGCCGTGGCGGTGGTCGGAGTGCTGCGCGACTACCCGGAGTCACTGGGCTACCACAACGAGTACTACCGCCGGACCCTGCTCACCCTGCCCGGCGTGTGGATCACCCGGGCCGCGGGAGACACCCTGCGCCGTCGGCTGCACGCCGGCTCGGTCGCATCGCTCCGGCTCGTCGCCGAGCGGCGCCGAGTCACCGCGCGCACCGTGGTCGGCGTGCTCCACGGCGCGTCCCGGGACACGGTGATGGTGCAGTCCCACCACGACTCCATCGGTCCCGGCGCGGTCGAGGACGCCACCGGTACGGCGGAGGTCGTCGCGCTCGCCGAGCACGCGGTCGAGCGCGCCCGGGCCGGCCGCCCCTGGTCCAAGACGCTCATGTTCGTCACATTCGACAGCCACTTCACCGGCTACCAGTCCCACCGCGCCTTCGCCCGCCGCTACACGATCGACGCCGACTCGCCGTACCCGCTCGCGCTCAACCTGACCGTCGAGCACGTCGGGCTGCGCGCGCGTCGCACCGCCGACGGGTGCTTCGAGACCCTCGACCACAGCGAGCCGCGGGCCTTCTTCGAGAACGTCTCGCTGCCGATGAAGCTCGCGGTGGCGCGGGCGATCCGCCGCCATCGGCTCGGCGCGACCTCGATGCTCAACGCCGGGCTGCTGGAGTTCACGCTCGACGGGATGCCGACCGACGCGTCGTTCACCTTCACGGCCGGCGTGCCGACGATCAGCCTGGTCTCCGGCCCGCTCTACCTGTACGACGAGGCCGACACCCTCGACAAGGTCGACGTCGACCAGCTGGTCCCCGTCGCGAACGCCTTCGCCGACCTGATGGCGTTCGCCGACGGGCGGGACCCGGGTCGGCTCGGACTGATCCCGCGCCGCGTCCGCCGGCTGCTGCCGCGGGGACGCTGGTGA
- a CDS encoding lipase family protein: MSAVVAREPARGRAALAAAGESWRVSYPSGSSVLTGLVHLPAAAPPIGGWPVVTYGHMTTGGSDRSAPSTAVDGHPELRRMTQGDGFAAQLLGRGIAVLQPDYAGLGSPGPHPYLIGPALATSVLDLLVAARASFDLSGRWVSAGHSEGAVAALHAAAVGPPAGVSLLGCAVVAPVTRMDRTIGLSLRWPLTPPGFGVVPALVALMISGAATVDPQLRQLVDGDGLSDRARRLWPQLGERTLTELAHRSSFGALAPGALLGARGDVVRDRLLGSLRAHDVAGLSLPVDLPLRIDAATLDEVAPWWLTRSLVRGYRAAGLRVEPHWWRTGHSGVLGPGRAPAPAARWVAGLVDTRADRLSGR, encoded by the coding sequence GTGAGCGCGGTCGTGGCCCGCGAGCCGGCGCGGGGACGGGCGGCGCTCGCGGCGGCAGGGGAGTCGTGGCGGGTGTCGTACCCCTCGGGCTCCTCCGTGCTGACCGGGCTGGTCCACCTGCCGGCCGCAGCGCCGCCCATCGGCGGCTGGCCGGTGGTGACCTACGGGCACATGACCACCGGCGGCAGTGACCGCTCGGCGCCGAGCACCGCTGTCGACGGGCACCCGGAGCTGCGCCGGATGACGCAGGGCGACGGCTTCGCCGCGCAGCTGCTGGGGCGGGGGATCGCCGTCCTGCAGCCCGACTACGCGGGCCTCGGCAGCCCGGGACCCCATCCGTACCTGATCGGTCCCGCGCTGGCGACCTCCGTGCTCGACCTGCTCGTCGCGGCGCGTGCGTCCTTCGACCTGTCGGGCCGCTGGGTCTCCGCGGGGCACTCCGAGGGTGCCGTCGCCGCCCTCCACGCCGCTGCCGTGGGCCCGCCGGCCGGCGTCTCGCTGCTCGGCTGCGCGGTCGTCGCGCCCGTCACCCGGATGGACCGGACCATCGGTCTCTCGCTGCGCTGGCCGCTCACCCCACCAGGGTTCGGCGTCGTCCCCGCCCTCGTCGCGCTGATGATCAGCGGCGCCGCGACGGTGGACCCTCAGCTCCGGCAGCTGGTCGACGGCGACGGCCTCAGCGACCGCGCCCGCCGGCTCTGGCCCCAGCTCGGTGAGCGCACCCTCACCGAGCTCGCCCACCGCTCCTCCTTCGGCGCCCTCGCTCCCGGCGCCCTGCTCGGAGCCCGCGGGGACGTCGTACGCGACCGCTTGCTGGGCTCCCTGCGCGCCCACGACGTCGCCGGGTTGTCCCTTCCTGTCGACCTGCCACTGCGCATCGACGCCGCCACCCTCGACGAGGTCGCCCCCTGGTGGCTGACCCGTTCCCTGGTCCGCGGCTACCGGGCCGCCGGCCTGCGAGTCGAACCGCACTGGTGGCGCACCGGCCACTCCGGCGTACTCGGTCCCGGCCGGGCGCCGGCGCCGGCGGCGCGGTGGGTGGCAGGGCTGGTGGATACCCGCGCCGACCGCCTCTCGGGCAGGTGA
- a CDS encoding diguanylate cyclase, with protein sequence MIDPLEHPPADSGDDTARELERADQQAILDNLPALIAYWDRGLRNRLANKVYVEYFDMTPEEIFGRHISEVLGPDLYQQNLPYLERALAGERQEFDREIPTPTGPRYTQALYLPDVHEGEVRGIFVLVTDISARRRAEVALALAESRFRTLFEAAPSATLVTSADGLIVSANDAAGRLFGYDVAALEGMDVDALVHPADLAMSRRVRDQLTAGRITRFSEERRYRHADGHTVWAQAEVTVVRATDPDDDRPYLLAQLQDTSTRKSYEHELEHLAHHDALTGTLNRRGLTRVLERQVVLAESGRGGSVLLCDLDNFKAVNDRFGHEVGDDLLVHVARVLRRAVRASDAVGRLGGDEFAVVLSRAGAEDARTVGATVARSLEEDAGFPWNGVSVSISIGVAQFSPGRTIDQVLREADRDMYAVKAAGRERRSRPAAHQLVTRTESHPKKA encoded by the coding sequence ATGATCGATCCGCTCGAGCACCCGCCCGCCGATTCCGGTGACGACACCGCCCGCGAGCTCGAGCGCGCTGACCAGCAGGCCATCTTGGACAACCTCCCGGCGCTCATCGCGTACTGGGACCGAGGGCTGCGCAACCGGCTGGCCAACAAGGTCTACGTCGAGTACTTCGACATGACGCCGGAGGAGATCTTCGGCAGGCACATCAGCGAGGTGCTGGGGCCGGACCTCTACCAGCAGAACCTGCCCTACCTCGAGCGGGCGCTGGCGGGGGAACGCCAGGAGTTCGACCGCGAGATCCCGACGCCGACCGGGCCCAGGTACACCCAGGCCCTCTACCTGCCGGACGTGCACGAGGGTGAGGTGCGCGGCATCTTCGTCCTCGTGACCGACATCAGCGCGCGTCGACGTGCGGAGGTGGCGCTGGCCCTCGCCGAGTCGCGGTTCCGGACCCTGTTCGAGGCCGCGCCGTCAGCGACATTGGTGACAAGCGCCGACGGACTCATCGTCTCGGCCAACGACGCAGCCGGTCGGCTCTTCGGGTACGACGTCGCGGCTCTGGAGGGCATGGACGTCGACGCGCTCGTGCACCCGGCAGACCTGGCGATGTCGAGACGGGTACGCGACCAGTTGACGGCCGGGCGAATCACGCGCTTCTCGGAGGAACGTCGCTATCGCCACGCCGACGGCCACACCGTGTGGGCGCAGGCCGAGGTGACCGTGGTGCGGGCTACGGACCCGGATGATGACAGGCCCTACCTGCTCGCCCAGCTCCAGGACACCAGCACGCGCAAGTCCTACGAGCACGAGCTCGAGCACCTTGCACACCACGACGCCTTGACCGGGACGCTCAACCGACGGGGTCTCACCCGGGTGCTCGAGCGTCAGGTGGTGCTGGCCGAGAGTGGCCGGGGTGGCTCGGTCCTGCTGTGCGACCTGGATAACTTCAAGGCGGTGAACGACCGGTTCGGCCACGAGGTGGGCGACGACCTGCTGGTTCACGTGGCCCGCGTCTTGCGCCGAGCGGTGCGTGCGTCCGACGCCGTGGGTCGGCTGGGCGGCGACGAGTTCGCCGTCGTGCTGTCCCGGGCCGGGGCTGAGGACGCCCGTACCGTCGGAGCGACGGTTGCCCGCAGCCTGGAGGAGGACGCGGGCTTCCCGTGGAACGGTGTCTCCGTCTCGATCTCGATCGGCGTCGCGCAGTTCAGTCCCGGACGCACGATCGACCAGGTACTCAGGGAGGCCGACCGCGACATGTACGCCGTCAAGGCGGCCGGCCGCGAGCGCCGCTCGCGGCCGGCCGCGCATCAGCTGGTGACCCGGACCGAGTCGCACCCGAAGAAGGCGTAG
- the glnA gene encoding type I glutamate--ammonia ligase gives MFNNSEELLKYIKDEGVEMIDVRFCDLPGVMQHFTVPASSFDQSVFDDGLGFDGSSIRGFQAINESDMSLFPDPTTAYVDPFRKSKTLNVNFFIHDPITGEAYSRDPRNIAKKALAYLASTGIADTAFFAPEAEFYIFDNVRYSTGVNEGYYHIDSVEGWWNSGKDDGENKGYKTRLKGGYFPVEPYDHYSDLRADMVKNLEACGLQVERAHHEVGTAGQAEINYRFDTLLKAADDVMKFKYLIKNTAWEQGKSVTFMPKPIFGDNGSGMHVHSSLWKDGSPLFYDETGYGGLSDLARWYIGGILDHAPALLAFTNPTVNSFHRLVPGYEAPISLVYSSRNRSASIRIPITGSNPKAKRVEARFPDPSANPYLAFSALMLAGLDGIQNKTEPPAPVDKDIYELPPDEMAEIAQVPTSLGAVLEALEADHDFLTVGNVFTPDLIETWTSYKRENEIAPVQLRPHPHEFELYYDI, from the coding sequence ATGTTCAACAACAGCGAAGAGCTGCTCAAGTACATCAAGGACGAGGGCGTCGAGATGATCGACGTCCGCTTCTGCGACCTGCCCGGTGTGATGCAGCACTTCACCGTGCCGGCCTCGTCCTTCGACCAGTCCGTCTTCGACGACGGCCTGGGCTTCGACGGCTCCTCGATCCGCGGCTTCCAGGCGATCAACGAGTCGGACATGTCGCTGTTCCCCGACCCGACCACGGCGTACGTCGACCCCTTCCGCAAGTCGAAGACCCTCAACGTCAACTTCTTCATCCACGACCCGATCACGGGCGAGGCGTACTCGCGCGACCCCCGCAACATCGCGAAGAAGGCGCTGGCGTACCTCGCCTCGACCGGCATCGCGGACACCGCCTTCTTCGCCCCCGAGGCCGAGTTCTACATCTTCGACAACGTGCGGTACTCCACCGGCGTCAACGAGGGCTACTACCACATCGACTCCGTCGAGGGCTGGTGGAACTCCGGCAAGGACGACGGCGAGAACAAGGGCTACAAGACGCGCCTCAAGGGCGGCTACTTCCCCGTCGAGCCCTACGACCACTACAGCGACCTGCGCGCCGACATGGTCAAGAACCTCGAGGCCTGCGGCCTCCAGGTCGAGCGGGCGCACCACGAGGTCGGCACCGCCGGCCAGGCCGAGATCAACTACCGCTTCGACACGCTGCTCAAGGCCGCGGACGACGTGATGAAGTTCAAGTACCTCATCAAGAACACCGCCTGGGAGCAGGGCAAGTCCGTCACCTTCATGCCGAAGCCGATCTTCGGCGACAACGGCTCGGGCATGCACGTCCACTCCTCGCTGTGGAAGGACGGCTCGCCGCTGTTCTACGACGAGACCGGGTACGGCGGCCTGTCCGACCTCGCCCGCTGGTACATCGGCGGCATCCTCGACCACGCCCCCGCGCTGCTCGCGTTCACCAACCCGACGGTGAACTCGTTCCACCGCCTGGTCCCCGGCTACGAGGCCCCGATCTCGCTGGTCTACTCCTCGCGCAACCGCTCCGCCTCGATCCGCATCCCGATCACCGGCAGCAACCCGAAGGCCAAGCGCGTCGAGGCCCGCTTCCCCGACCCGTCGGCGAACCCGTACCTCGCCTTCTCGGCCCTGATGCTCGCCGGCCTCGACGGCATCCAGAACAAGACCGAGCCGCCCGCCCCGGTCGACAAGGACATCTACGAGCTCCCGCCGGACGAGATGGCCGAGATCGCCCAGGTGCCGACCTCGCTGGGCGCGGTGCTCGAAGCGCTCGAGGCCGATCACGACTTCCTCACCGTCGGCAATGTGTTCACGCCCGACCTGATCGAGACGTGGACGTCGTACAAGCGGGAGAACGAGATCGCGCCCGTGCAGCTGCGGCCGCACCCGCACGAGTTCGAGCTGTACTACGACATCTGA